One Acipenser ruthenus unplaced genomic scaffold, fAciRut3.2 maternal haplotype, whole genome shotgun sequence DNA segment encodes these proteins:
- the LOC131736810 gene encoding inter-alpha-trypsin inhibitor-like, with protein sequence MFTMKTILFLGVYFIGITFAALLGKEDCSLSPDTGTGSQNQVQFYFDKTSKLCQPFTYKGEGGNANRFAKEEECMKNCSDTQDSYPDDRKVLCEKPSVTGDCYGRILMWYFNSVESTCKSFIYSGCHGNGNRFSTKQECLEFCKGKAGRALGNEAVEEKPEESAVDEGLIVGIVGGCIFAVALVAAIAVFVTQRKSHSKRRTTEVEMK encoded by the exons ATGTTCACGATGAAGACAATTCTTTTCCTTGGAGTGTATTTTATTGGAATTACATTTGCTGCTTTACTTGGTAAAGAAG ATTGCAGTCTCTCTCCGGACACAGGTACTGGATCTCAAAATCAAGTCCAATTTTATTTTGACAAAACAAGTAAGTTATGCCAACCATTCACCTACAAAGGAGAGGGGGGAAATGCTAATCGTTTTGCCAAGGAGGAAGAGTGCATGAAGAACTGTTCCGACACACAAGATTCTTATCCTGATGACC GAAAAGTGTTGTGCGAGAAGCCATCAGTCACAGGCGACTGCTATGGTAGGATACTTATGTGGTACTTTAACAGCGTGGAATCAACCTGCAAATCCTTCATTTATAGCGGTTGCCACGGGAACGGAAACCGATTTTCCACAAAGCAGGAATGCTTGGAGTTCTGCAAAG GAAAAGCTGGTAGAGCACTTGGAAATGAGGCAGTGGAAGAAAAACCTGAAGAATCTGCAGTAGATGAag GACTGATTGTGGGGATTGTGGGTGGCTGCATATTTGCCGTTGCACTTGTTGCTGCAATTGCCGTTTTTGTCACCCAAAG GAAGAGCCACAGTAAAAGAAGAACCACTGAAGTAGAGATGAAGTGA